Proteins co-encoded in one Jeotgalibacillus malaysiensis genomic window:
- a CDS encoding DNA helicase gives MIHHIERAEEIYLLTAFVMDSGVKRILPSLKKAAERGADIRLLTGDYLCITQPKALKKLIAELPSAEVRLWQNDGRSFHPKAYLFRFSSGGHVVVGSSNLSASALDGGIEWSLSAASDQEQLFEHSAESFMNLFQHECTVPVNIKTIERYEQIFDAFHSTKDVHKVWTQSEEEAVMFGEPEDQDVPEEVFETSVAGEIAPREAQQQALQALTETMDLGYDKAMIVMATGLGKTYLAAFFARQFKRVLFIAHREEILRQAKASFEHVSGEWTTGLLTGTEKQMNEDVIFASVATLSRKHYLDQYHPETFDLIVVDEFHHAAAVSYQKIINHFKPGFLLGITATPDRNDGKDVFAICDGNEAYNMNFWKAIQHQWLAPFHYYGVYDETDYSKIRWLSSGYDQEQLEQVQLRKGMAEKIYAAWNRHRQTRTIAFCSSIKQAEFLADYFREQGKQVTALHSKSGYSRQKAIKELHEGLLDVIFTVDLFNEGVDIPPVDTLLFVRPTESLTIFTQQLGRGLRLFEGKSHCTVIDLIGNYRNADVKLKVFDQDPSSFERDHKTVIPDMPEGCKVELETSIIDLVKEMGKNRLQVRDRLINELDDLTLEMGERPTYLQFHRMASIPSIFVKRTFGSYVYLLKSAGKLTDDEEKAADLYKDWFIEVEKTGMVKSYKMVVLLAMLERGPESWYKPVTAEEIAYSFHHYLTEKKYRKVIDFSDKKGKSLWEYDEKKVAKLLKDMPLAKWSGSSGGLVKFEDNQFLFNIPEPDDELQKELYELTKQICQYRLEEYFEKKASKPKTN, from the coding sequence TTGATTCATCATATCGAACGAGCTGAAGAAATCTATCTTTTAACGGCGTTTGTAATGGATTCAGGTGTGAAAAGAATCCTGCCGTCTTTAAAGAAAGCTGCTGAAAGAGGAGCGGACATCAGGCTGTTGACTGGTGATTATCTATGTATTACTCAGCCAAAAGCCTTAAAGAAGCTTATCGCTGAGTTACCTTCTGCTGAAGTACGACTGTGGCAGAATGACGGGCGTTCTTTTCATCCCAAAGCATATTTATTCAGATTTTCCAGTGGCGGACATGTAGTAGTGGGTTCTTCTAACTTATCAGCATCAGCTTTAGATGGTGGTATTGAATGGAGCCTGTCTGCCGCCTCAGATCAGGAGCAGTTATTCGAACATTCAGCTGAGTCGTTTATGAACCTTTTTCAGCATGAATGTACGGTTCCGGTCAATATTAAAACAATAGAACGCTATGAACAGATATTTGATGCTTTCCATTCTACTAAAGATGTACATAAAGTCTGGACTCAATCAGAGGAAGAGGCAGTGATGTTTGGAGAGCCGGAGGACCAGGATGTGCCGGAAGAGGTTTTTGAAACGTCTGTTGCCGGCGAGATTGCACCGAGAGAAGCCCAGCAGCAGGCTCTGCAGGCACTGACTGAAACAATGGATCTTGGATACGATAAAGCGATGATTGTGATGGCTACCGGACTTGGCAAAACATATTTAGCGGCTTTTTTTGCGCGTCAGTTTAAAAGAGTGCTTTTCATTGCGCATCGTGAAGAAATTTTAAGACAGGCGAAAGCTTCTTTTGAACATGTATCAGGAGAGTGGACAACGGGTCTGCTTACAGGTACTGAAAAACAGATGAATGAAGATGTGATTTTTGCATCAGTTGCCACGTTATCAAGAAAGCATTATCTGGATCAATATCACCCTGAAACGTTTGATTTAATCGTAGTGGATGAATTTCATCACGCAGCAGCGGTTTCTTATCAGAAAATTATTAATCACTTTAAGCCTGGCTTTCTTCTGGGAATAACGGCAACTCCTGACCGCAACGATGGAAAAGATGTTTTTGCCATTTGTGACGGGAATGAAGCTTATAATATGAACTTTTGGAAGGCTATTCAGCATCAGTGGCTTGCTCCATTTCACTATTACGGAGTTTATGATGAAACAGACTACTCAAAGATAAGATGGCTCAGTTCGGGCTATGATCAGGAACAGCTGGAACAGGTTCAACTTAGAAAAGGGATGGCGGAAAAAATTTACGCTGCCTGGAACAGACACCGTCAGACAAGAACCATAGCATTTTGTTCATCTATTAAACAGGCGGAGTTCCTTGCAGACTATTTTAGAGAGCAGGGGAAGCAGGTAACAGCGCTGCATTCCAAAAGCGGTTATTCAAGACAGAAAGCAATTAAAGAGCTTCATGAAGGGCTGTTGGATGTAATTTTTACAGTAGATCTATTCAATGAAGGTGTTGATATTCCGCCTGTTGATACGCTTCTATTTGTCAGACCGACCGAATCACTTACAATCTTTACACAACAGCTTGGTCGGGGGCTGCGTTTATTTGAAGGGAAGAGTCACTGTACAGTCATTGATCTGATTGGAAACTACCGGAATGCAGATGTAAAACTGAAGGTATTTGATCAGGATCCTTCAAGCTTTGAAAGAGATCATAAGACAGTGATCCCTGACATGCCTGAGGGCTGTAAAGTGGAGCTAGAAACCAGCATTATAGACCTGGTAAAAGAAATGGGTAAAAACAGGCTTCAGGTCAGAGACAGGCTGATCAATGAGCTTGATGACTTGACGCTGGAAATGGGAGAGAGACCGACTTATTTACAGTTTCATAGAATGGCTTCAATCCCCAGTATTTTCGTGAAAAGAACATTCGGCTCTTACGTATACCTGCTTAAAAGTGCCGGGAAGCTGACAGATGATGAAGAGAAGGCAGCTGATCTATATAAAGATTGGTTTATAGAAGTAGAAAAAACAGGGATGGTTAAAAGTTATAAAATGGTTGTGTTACTTGCAATGCTTGAACGGGGTCCTGAAAGCTGGTATAAACCCGTCACAGCTGAAGAGATTGCTTATTCGTTTCATCATTACCTCACTGAGAAAAAGTATAGAAAAGTGATTGATTTCAGTGACAAGAAGGGTAAGTCATTATGGGAATATGATGAGAAAAAGGTTGCCAAACTTCTTAAGGACATGCCGCTTGCCAAATGGTCCGGTTCATCTGGTGGTCTTGTGAAATTTGAGGATAATCAATTTTTGTTTAATATACCTGAGCCTGATGATGAGCTGCAGAAAGAACTGTATGAATTAACAAAGCAGATTTGCCAATATAGGCTTGAGGAGTATTTTGAGAAAAAAGCATCAAAACCCAAAACTAATTAA
- a CDS encoding N-acetylmuramic acid-6-phosphate etherase — translation MTSDLTSLITEQRNPNSMNLDQLSVEECLKVMNAEDQKVAEAVKEALPAITEATTRISQKLKEGGRLFYIGAGTSGRLGYLDASECPPTFMTPPEMVQAIMAGGMEAFGKAKENAEDSESQGAADLKHESLTAKDTVIGIAASGRTPYVAGALKYAGSIGAYTVALSSNRKAEISQFAETAIEVVTGPEVLTGSTRMKAATGHKMVLNMISTAAMVQLGKVQENLMIDVHASNYKLMERAKRIIMDLTGTTYEHAAETLEAAHLKVKHSIVMIEAGVSFEKADHYITLASGYAREAVRLAKQDKAG, via the coding sequence ATGACGTCAGATTTAACTTCACTTATTACAGAACAGCGCAATCCGAATTCAATGAATTTAGATCAGCTGTCAGTAGAAGAGTGTCTTAAAGTGATGAACGCTGAGGATCAGAAGGTGGCTGAAGCGGTCAAGGAAGCATTACCTGCGATTACAGAAGCAACAACCAGGATCTCACAGAAGCTAAAAGAAGGTGGCAGGCTATTTTATATAGGAGCAGGAACCAGTGGTCGGCTTGGCTACTTAGATGCTTCAGAGTGCCCGCCAACATTTATGACACCGCCAGAGATGGTTCAGGCGATTATGGCCGGCGGAATGGAGGCTTTTGGTAAGGCGAAGGAAAATGCAGAAGACAGTGAAAGTCAGGGAGCTGCTGATCTGAAGCATGAGTCGCTTACTGCAAAGGATACTGTGATCGGCATTGCGGCAAGCGGCAGAACGCCTTATGTGGCGGGTGCGCTGAAATATGCCGGTTCAATTGGCGCTTATACGGTCGCTTTATCGAGTAACCGGAAGGCTGAAATCAGTCAATTTGCTGAGACAGCCATTGAAGTCGTGACAGGTCCTGAAGTACTGACGGGTTCAACCAGAATGAAGGCTGCGACCGGTCACAAAATGGTGCTGAATATGATCAGCACAGCTGCGATGGTACAGCTTGGCAAGGTGCAGGAAAACCTGATGATTGATGTGCATGCGAGCAATTATAAATTAATGGAGCGTGCAAAACGCATCATTATGGATCTGACAGGAACCACTTATGAGCATGCAGCTGAGACACTTGAAGCTGCACATCTGAAAGTAAAGCATTCCATTGTCATGATTGAAGCAGGGGTCAGCTTTGAAAAGGCGGATCACTATATTACGCTCGCTTCGGGGTATGCAAGAGAAGCGGTGCGTCTGGCAAAGCAGGATAAAGCGGGTTGA
- a CDS encoding ABC transporter permease, with the protein MVQSKKQKNLFLAFCLVPTFILFAIFTLYPLFSGLYYSFFDWSGSSSNSEFIGLDNYKRLLSDNIIPMTIWHDYFLVITKVFGIMILAIFFAVALTQLKIKEAPFYRVVFFFPNIMSVVVIGILWTFIYNPSLGLVNSGLEFLGLESWTRPWLGDQDWALPSLVLPSVWAGIGLFMLLLIGGISNVSKSYYEAAEIDGANQWQQFWKITLPLVWPQIKISILYIVITTLNGSFIIVQIMTGGGPNNSTHVMGSYLYQQAFVQYNFGYGATIGVMILILSLLTVLILQFFMKREKVQY; encoded by the coding sequence ATGGTACAGTCGAAAAAACAAAAAAATCTGTTCTTAGCTTTCTGTTTGGTGCCGACCTTTATTCTCTTCGCAATCTTCACGCTATACCCTTTGTTTAGTGGACTATACTATTCATTTTTTGACTGGTCAGGCTCTTCTTCAAACTCAGAATTCATCGGTCTTGATAACTACAAAAGACTGCTTAGCGACAACATCATCCCAATGACGATCTGGCATGACTACTTCCTTGTCATTACAAAAGTATTCGGCATCATGATTCTTGCAATCTTCTTTGCAGTCGCACTAACGCAGCTGAAAATTAAAGAAGCACCCTTTTACAGAGTTGTCTTCTTTTTCCCGAATATCATGTCAGTTGTCGTGATCGGGATTCTTTGGACGTTTATCTATAACCCGAGTCTGGGTCTTGTGAATTCAGGGCTTGAATTCCTGGGGCTTGAGAGCTGGACGCGTCCATGGCTTGGTGATCAGGACTGGGCACTGCCGAGTCTTGTGCTGCCGTCAGTATGGGCGGGAATCGGACTCTTTATGCTGCTCCTGATCGGCGGTATTTCCAACGTTTCTAAAAGCTACTACGAGGCAGCGGAAATTGACGGGGCAAACCAGTGGCAGCAGTTCTGGAAAATTACCCTTCCGCTTGTATGGCCTCAGATTAAAATTTCAATTTTGTATATCGTGATTACAACGTTAAATGGCTCATTCATCATTGTACAGATCATGACAGGCGGCGGACCGAATAACTCAACGCACGTGATGGGTTCTTACCTTTATCAGCAGGCGTTTGTTCAGTATAACTTCGGTTACGGGGCAACGATTGGTGTCATGATTCTGATTCTGTCACTGCTGACAGTCTTGATCCTGCAGTTCTTTATGAAGAGAGAGAAAGTACAGTACTAG
- a CDS encoding sugar ABC transporter substrate-binding protein, which yields MKKDWRCTGLILGGVVLSAGFLGACSSDEESGGQSEGGGGEGMSGELEIQYFVGGYGDSWWKEVIGDFQEEYPDLTIVEHAGPNINEEMRSRWVSDDPPDVVYIDGAGSSETQMIEDGQLANLTELVEGMELEDGSPMMDNFIVDPDQHDGEIYSLPLVFDTWGTWYDKAWFESEGFEVPTDFDSFMDSMGTIQEEAGIDPFVTSGQHPYYFLRGVLYPAFAAAGGEELLASLIKGEEGAWTSDTTLEVMKKVEQMVEAGYFDSGLGALNHTQSQMNFLLHDNAFVPVGFWLPNEMANDTPEDFEYGFIPSPMQDAGENFAIVPDLRPLAIAENAENKEAAEAFVEFVFSREYAESFSEHTGAIMNVSGVDLSENENVPQYLKDANEMINDTEQVTIYQKPHPMSADLETPVGNALLSLMLGDSTAEEFVQAAEDAASQYRQ from the coding sequence TTGAAAAAGGATTGGAGATGTACCGGTTTAATCTTAGGGGGAGTTGTACTTTCAGCTGGATTCCTTGGGGCGTGTTCATCTGATGAAGAAAGCGGCGGCCAGAGTGAAGGTGGCGGCGGAGAAGGCATGTCAGGTGAGCTTGAGATTCAATATTTCGTAGGCGGTTACGGCGACTCCTGGTGGAAAGAAGTCATTGGAGATTTTCAGGAGGAATATCCTGATCTGACAATTGTTGAACATGCAGGACCAAATATTAATGAAGAAATGAGATCGCGCTGGGTATCGGATGATCCACCTGATGTCGTATATATTGATGGCGCGGGCTCAAGTGAAACACAGATGATTGAAGACGGGCAGCTTGCAAACCTGACTGAGCTTGTTGAAGGCATGGAGCTTGAAGATGGTTCACCAATGATGGATAACTTTATCGTTGACCCGGATCAGCATGACGGCGAGATCTACAGTCTGCCGCTTGTATTTGATACATGGGGAACATGGTATGACAAAGCATGGTTCGAATCAGAAGGCTTTGAAGTGCCGACAGACTTCGACAGCTTCATGGATTCAATGGGAACAATCCAGGAAGAAGCAGGCATTGACCCATTTGTCACAAGTGGTCAGCATCCTTACTACTTCCTGCGTGGCGTGCTTTATCCGGCATTTGCTGCAGCGGGCGGTGAAGAACTTCTTGCTTCATTAATTAAAGGTGAAGAAGGTGCATGGACATCTGATACGACGCTTGAAGTGATGAAAAAAGTTGAGCAGATGGTAGAGGCAGGATACTTTGATTCAGGCCTTGGCGCACTGAACCATACACAGTCACAGATGAACTTCCTGTTACACGACAATGCATTTGTACCGGTCGGCTTCTGGCTGCCAAATGAAATGGCGAACGATACGCCGGAGGACTTTGAATACGGCTTTATTCCTTCACCAATGCAGGACGCAGGTGAAAACTTCGCGATCGTTCCGGACCTTCGTCCACTTGCAATCGCTGAAAATGCAGAAAACAAAGAAGCAGCAGAAGCATTTGTTGAATTTGTCTTCTCACGTGAATACGCAGAATCATTCTCAGAGCACACAGGCGCAATCATGAACGTATCAGGCGTTGACCTCTCTGAAAACGAAAACGTACCACAATACCTGAAAGACGCAAACGAAATGATCAATGACACTGAACAGGTAACAATCTACCAGAAGCCTCACCCAATGAGCGCTGACCTTGAAACACCAGTCGGCAACGCCCTTCTGTCACTTATGCTTGGAGACAGCACAGCAGAAGAATTCGTCCAGGCAGCAGAAGACGCAGCAAGTCAGTATAGACAATAA
- a CDS encoding cation transporter codes for MAFLWFILAAAVTVYAAMKLSTYADVISTKTAMGGLLVGTLLLAGATSLPEVTTSLSAVLIGNNDIAIGNVLGSNLFNVFILACFDLYYRKRKLFLQASNDHLYTAGLGLLLTLLVMVALTLRIEYTILGMGIDSILIVIIYIAGISIIGRLSKSDQTLPQAEEHVMPAKDSSEFTMSVKHAVIGFIIAAIVIMGAGTVLSIMGDRIAVITGLGSSFIGSFLVAATTSLPEAVSVFVALRLKNINLAMGSILGSNIFNMLILAGSDLIYREGAIITSVSDSHLTTAIGVTILSVLAIWAVLMKKATSMFKYMLPSLLVIVVYFVSSYLIFVNS; via the coding sequence ATGGCATTTTTGTGGTTTATTCTGGCTGCAGCAGTAACCGTGTATGCAGCAATGAAGCTCTCAACGTATGCTGACGTGATCAGTACGAAAACAGCAATGGGTGGGCTCCTTGTCGGCACACTGTTACTCGCAGGCGCTACTTCCCTGCCTGAGGTGACGACGAGTCTGTCCGCTGTGCTGATTGGAAACAACGATATTGCGATCGGAAACGTGCTTGGATCAAATTTATTTAACGTATTTATTCTCGCCTGTTTTGATCTTTATTACCGGAAGCGAAAGCTGTTTTTACAGGCAAGTAACGATCACCTTTACACAGCAGGGCTTGGTTTACTGTTGACATTACTTGTTATGGTCGCGTTAACACTCCGGATTGAGTATACAATTCTTGGCATGGGCATTGACTCGATTTTAATTGTCATCATTTACATTGCCGGGATCTCCATTATTGGCAGACTATCAAAGTCAGATCAGACTTTACCGCAAGCTGAAGAACACGTCATGCCTGCAAAAGATTCTTCAGAGTTTACGATGTCAGTAAAACACGCTGTTATTGGCTTTATCATTGCAGCGATTGTGATCATGGGTGCAGGTACTGTTCTATCCATTATGGGTGACCGGATCGCTGTCATTACAGGACTTGGCTCAAGCTTTATCGGAAGCTTCCTCGTTGCAGCGACAACTTCACTGCCTGAAGCTGTTTCAGTATTCGTTGCGCTGCGTCTGAAAAATATTAACCTTGCAATGGGCTCGATTCTTGGTAGTAACATTTTTAATATGCTGATTCTTGCAGGATCAGACTTGATTTACCGTGAAGGTGCGATCATTACATCGGTGTCAGACTCACATTTAACCACAGCGATTGGCGTCACAATTCTTTCTGTCCTGGCGATCTGGGCAGTTCTGATGAAGAAAGCGACTTCTATGTTTAAATACATGCTGCCTTCTCTGCTGGTGATTGTTGTTTATTTCGTATCGTCTTATTTGATTTTTGTAAATAGCTGA
- a CDS encoding N-acetylglucosamine-6-phosphate deacetylase — MRSDLIIQTSLKTIIVTDGQISAVNEQPTDFNTPHISIPPNYHLLPGFIDPHIHGAGGADVMDATPEALKTMSHTLVKEGVTSFLATTMTQTKEAITNALRNTADYMKQPGQGAEVLGVHLEGPFLSPEKAGAQDPELMLVPDIELFNQFQEAAGGSIKVITAAPELLDGMAFIKEVSESGVTVSIGHSDATYNEFKESIKAGATQVTHLYNQMSAFHHRDPGVAGGALLEKGVRAEIIADFVHSHPEAVRLAWHEKGAAGLILITDAMRAKGLSDGEYDLGGQQVTVQGAEARLADGTLAGSVLKMEQAVKNIMSLTDLTTDELSAITSGNAARQLGVWNRKGSIEPDKDADFVVLDETYNVVLTICRGEIVYQKEDFAWISSL; from the coding sequence ATGAGAAGCGATCTAATCATCCAAACATCATTAAAAACAATCATTGTAACCGATGGACAAATCTCTGCAGTCAACGAGCAGCCAACCGACTTCAACACCCCACACATCTCTATTCCCCCAAACTACCACCTCCTCCCCGGCTTCATCGACCCCCATATTCACGGGGCCGGCGGTGCGGATGTGATGGATGCAACACCTGAAGCGCTGAAGACCATGTCACATACGCTTGTTAAGGAAGGGGTAACCTCATTCCTTGCAACAACAATGACGCAGACTAAAGAAGCCATTACGAATGCTTTACGCAATACAGCTGATTATATGAAACAACCGGGTCAGGGTGCTGAAGTGCTTGGCGTCCATCTTGAAGGACCATTTCTTTCACCTGAAAAAGCCGGTGCGCAGGACCCGGAATTGATGCTTGTGCCTGATATTGAATTGTTCAACCAGTTCCAGGAGGCAGCCGGCGGTAGCATTAAAGTGATAACTGCTGCGCCTGAGCTTTTGGATGGAATGGCATTTATAAAAGAGGTTTCTGAGAGTGGCGTGACCGTTTCAATCGGACATTCAGATGCCACTTACAATGAGTTTAAAGAGTCTATTAAAGCCGGAGCCACGCAGGTCACTCATTTATATAATCAGATGAGTGCTTTTCATCACCGGGATCCGGGTGTCGCAGGCGGTGCACTTTTGGAAAAAGGGGTAAGGGCTGAAATCATTGCGGATTTTGTCCATAGTCATCCTGAAGCGGTGCGGCTTGCCTGGCATGAAAAAGGAGCGGCTGGGCTGATACTGATTACAGATGCCATGCGTGCCAAAGGATTATCTGACGGTGAATATGACCTTGGCGGCCAGCAGGTGACGGTTCAGGGAGCGGAAGCACGGCTTGCTGACGGAACGCTTGCAGGCAGCGTGTTGAAAATGGAACAGGCTGTGAAAAATATCATGTCTCTAACTGACCTCACCACGGATGAACTTTCTGCCATTACATCAGGGAATGCAGCGCGTCAGCTTGGGGTATGGAACCGTAAAGGCAGTATTGAACCGGACAAGGATGCTGACTTCGTCGTACTCGATGAAACATATAACGTTGTACTGACGATCTGCCGCGGTGAAATCGTCTACCAAAAGGAGGACTTCGCATGGATATCGTCATTGTAA
- a CDS encoding sugar ABC transporter permease, which produces MKKKWQPTLIRTGIRIPLILWTLAVLYPIIWMFIGSFKSNAEIYANPWGLPETFNVQNFADAWNNYNIDTSVFNSAIVTVLGMVLTLVLALPTAYALERLRFRGSSILFTVYVSAMMIPMVLGWIPLFFLLMDFGLLDSIIGLSIVYAISQLPFSIFVLTSFMGTIPKELEESASMDGMSPYGILFKIIAPLSTTAIITVSIMNAIQFWNEYFMALIFLNSREKYTLGLAIDFIGSEAQYTNAWGTLFASLTIAIIPVIVLYAIFQKRIAKGMTEGAIKG; this is translated from the coding sequence ATGAAAAAGAAATGGCAGCCGACACTGATCAGAACAGGCATTCGGATTCCACTGATCCTGTGGACACTTGCGGTGCTGTATCCGATTATCTGGATGTTTATCGGCTCTTTTAAATCAAATGCAGAAATTTATGCCAATCCGTGGGGGCTTCCTGAAACGTTTAACGTTCAGAACTTTGCGGATGCATGGAACAATTATAATATTGATACAAGCGTATTCAACAGTGCGATTGTTACGGTGCTCGGGATGGTACTCACGCTTGTGCTGGCACTCCCGACAGCGTATGCACTCGAGCGCCTGCGCTTTCGCGGAAGCAGCATTCTGTTTACAGTCTATGTCTCAGCGATGATGATTCCGATGGTGCTTGGCTGGATTCCATTGTTCTTCTTATTAATGGACTTTGGCTTACTCGACAGTATTATCGGCCTTTCAATCGTCTATGCGATTTCACAGCTTCCGTTTTCAATCTTCGTCCTCACAAGCTTCATGGGGACGATTCCAAAAGAGCTGGAGGAATCAGCATCCATGGATGGAATGTCACCATACGGAATCTTATTTAAAATCATTGCGCCACTTTCAACAACGGCGATCATTACCGTCTCAATTATGAATGCCATTCAGTTCTGGAATGAATACTTTATGGCACTGATCTTCCTGAACTCACGCGAAAAGTACACGCTTGGGCTGGCAATTGATTTTATCGGAAGTGAAGCCCAGTACACCAACGCATGGGGCACACTGTTCGCAAGTCTGACCATCGCCATCATCCCGGTCATCGTCCTGTACGCGATCTTCCAGAAGCGTATCGCAAAAGGAATGACTGAAGGTGCGATTAAAGGATAA
- a CDS encoding GNAT family acetyltransferase has product MNIRKATLKDAAGIAKVQVDTWKTTYRGMVPDDYLDHMSYERREEMWGKIIGEGQVVYVAEDQGEIVGFANGGEERSNKYSGYDGELFAIYILESYQRQGLGKKLMAPLVEELKGKGLTSMIVCVLEKNDSKRFYEVLGAEKVDTVKINFGGRDLKEAVYGWKDLEQVQL; this is encoded by the coding sequence ATGAACATCAGAAAAGCAACACTCAAAGACGCTGCAGGAATCGCGAAGGTGCAGGTGGATACGTGGAAGACGACTTATAGAGGGATGGTGCCGGATGATTATCTGGACCACATGTCTTATGAACGCAGGGAAGAGATGTGGGGCAAGATTATTGGAGAAGGACAGGTAGTGTATGTGGCTGAGGATCAGGGTGAGATTGTCGGGTTTGCTAATGGTGGAGAGGAAAGAAGCAATAAGTATTCAGGGTATGACGGGGAATTGTTTGCGATCTACATACTCGAGTCCTATCAGCGGCAAGGACTTGGTAAAAAGCTGATGGCACCTTTAGTTGAGGAACTAAAAGGTAAAGGGCTGACTTCTATGATTGTCTGCGTGCTTGAGAAGAATGATTCCAAGCGATTTTATGAGGTGCTTGGCGCAGAAAAGGTTGATACAGTGAAGATTAATTTTGGCGGAAGAGATCTGAAGGAAGCTGTTTATGGCTGGAAGGATCTTGAGCAGGTGCAATTATAG
- a CDS encoding RpiR family transcriptional regulator produces the protein MKDPQRNRSITGGLVLINELLHKLPPSERKIAEYILKHPHETVYFTASQLGEASRTSSAAVIRLCKSLGLKGYQELKVRISGDLHKPDEAQYRDIQPGEDIESIINKVTSNSIQAIKETTEMVNVEALKKAVAAIQKADRLHFYGVGASGIIAKDAQQKFLRMNKPTSAFTDIHNAAMYIANATNDDVVVGISFSGETHETAKIMELAKKQGATTISLTRYGQSKVTSHADINLFISASREIPAPFRSGATSSRLAQLHMIDILFTCVVTDQYDEAASYIEEIKSAMDFLKK, from the coding sequence GTGAAGGACCCTCAGCGTAACCGATCGATCACAGGCGGACTTGTATTGATTAACGAGCTTTTACACAAGCTGCCGCCATCAGAACGTAAAATTGCAGAATATATCTTAAAGCACCCGCATGAAACCGTCTATTTCACCGCCTCGCAGCTTGGAGAAGCAAGCAGAACAAGCAGTGCAGCAGTGATCAGGCTATGTAAATCTCTCGGGCTAAAAGGATATCAGGAATTGAAAGTCAGAATTTCAGGAGATCTTCACAAGCCTGATGAAGCCCAGTACCGCGATATACAGCCGGGTGAGGATATTGAATCGATTATCAATAAAGTAACAAGCAACAGTATTCAGGCAATCAAAGAAACAACTGAAATGGTCAATGTGGAAGCGTTGAAAAAAGCAGTCGCAGCCATTCAGAAAGCAGACCGTCTTCACTTTTACGGAGTAGGCGCTTCAGGTATTATCGCAAAAGATGCCCAGCAAAAGTTTCTGCGCATGAACAAACCGACCTCTGCCTTTACAGATATCCATAATGCTGCGATGTACATTGCCAATGCGACTAATGATGACGTCGTTGTGGGGATATCGTTCTCAGGTGAAACGCATGAAACTGCAAAAATCATGGAGCTTGCCAAAAAGCAGGGGGCAACAACAATCAGCCTAACGCGCTACGGCCAGTCTAAGGTAACCTCACACGCTGACATCAACCTATTTATCTCAGCATCCCGAGAGATTCCTGCACCGTTCAGAAGCGGTGCAACCTCTTCAAGACTCGCCCAGCTCCATATGATCGATATCCTGTTTACATGCGTTGTGACGGATCAATATGATGAAGCGGCAAGTTATATAGAAGAAATCAAGTCAGCCATGGATTTTTTAAAAAAGTAA
- a CDS encoding glucosamine-6-phosphate deaminase — protein MDIVIVKNYIEMSKYAAGLVGDCIRNEEHPVLGLATGGTPIGLYQLLVRQYRECLLSFKNVRTFNLDEYIGLDPTHSKSYHRYMQEHLFSHIDIPRDQTFIPDGMAASLQRECRHYEKLLKKFGPPDLQILGIGENGHIGFNEPGSDFDGHTHVIRLADSTREANARYFQSLNEVPTHAITMGVKSILRSKKIVLLASGERKAAAVNRLLEGKPDPDFPASALTQHQNVVLVVDQQAFGK, from the coding sequence ATGGATATCGTCATTGTAAAAAACTATATCGAAATGAGTAAATACGCTGCAGGACTTGTTGGAGATTGTATCAGGAACGAAGAGCATCCGGTGCTTGGACTTGCAACCGGCGGAACGCCAATTGGACTTTACCAGCTGCTTGTCAGGCAGTATCGTGAATGTCTGCTTTCCTTTAAAAATGTGCGTACTTTTAACCTTGATGAATATATTGGACTCGATCCCACTCACTCAAAAAGCTATCACCGTTATATGCAGGAGCATTTATTTTCACATATTGATATTCCGCGCGACCAGACTTTTATACCAGATGGCATGGCAGCCAGTCTTCAACGGGAATGCCGTCATTATGAAAAGTTACTGAAAAAATTCGGACCGCCTGACCTGCAGATTCTTGGCATTGGTGAAAATGGACATATCGGTTTTAACGAACCGGGCAGTGATTTTGATGGACATACTCATGTGATTCGTCTGGCAGACTCAACGCGCGAGGCGAATGCACGCTACTTCCAGTCCCTGAATGAAGTTCCGACCCACGCAATTACAATGGGTGTGAAATCTATTTTGCGCAGTAAAAAAATTGTGTTGCTAGCTTCCGGAGAAAGAAAAGCAGCAGCAGTCAACAGGCTGCTTGAAGGAAAACCAGATCCGGATTTCCCTGCCTCTGCTTTAACACAGCATCAAAATGTTGTGCTTGTCGTGGATCAGCAGGCTTTCGGAAAATAA